The following coding sequences lie in one Ictalurus punctatus breed USDA103 chromosome 16, Coco_2.0, whole genome shotgun sequence genomic window:
- the opn4xa gene encoding opsin 4xa — translation MDRGFYRKVDVPDHVHYITASIVAVIGTVGVIGNALVIYAFFCNKKLRSPPNYFIINLAVSDLLMVSTQSPMFFVNSLYKEWVFGKTGCEIYAFCSALFGITSMINLVAISIDRYIVITKPLQAIGWNSKRRTLISILIVWIYSLAWSSAPLLGWSSYVPEGFMTSCTWDYVTSTPANKSYTLMLCCLVFFVPLGIISYCYVFMFLAIRNTSRDVESLGTQMRSTTLVQQQSIKREWKLAKVAFVVIVVFVLSWSPYAFVTLIAWAGYSSILTPYSNAVPAIIAKASAIYNPFIYAIIHSKYRDTLAEQVPCLHFLNKRTRKQCVPGSNSGFSLRNSVLSVQSSGSKTKFHSVSSVLTGHTVCSGVMLDPLAQQAPLLSSSQSANQLTEEEQRHQLRLEINFKDFLSQEKPAISSQSLPGHSGNDLLEDTK, via the exons ATGGATCGAGGTTTCTACAGAAAGGTGGATGTTCCAGACCACGTGCACTACATCACGGCTTCCATCGTGGCGGTCATCGGGACTGTGGGCGTCATCGGGAATGCACTCGTTATCTACGCATTCTTCTG TAACAAGAAACTACGCTCTCCACCCAACTACTTCATTATCAACCTTGCTGTGAGCGACCTCCTCATGGTCAGCACTCAGTCGCCCATGTTTTTTGTCAATAGTTTGTATAAGGAGTGGGTGTTTGGAAAAACAG GGTGTGAGATCTACGCCTTCTGTAGTGCCTTGTTTGGCATCACTTCCATGATTAACCTGGTGGCCATCTCCATCGACCGCTACATAGTAATCACCAAGCCACTGCAGGCGATCGGCTGGAACTCTAAACGCCGGACGCTCATCAGCATCCTGATAGTGTGGATTTACTCTCTGGCCTGGAGTTCAGCACCCTTACTTGGATGGA GTTCCTATGTACCAGAAGGCTTCATGACTTCTTGCACGTGGGATTATGTGACGTCAACTCCAGCTAACAAAAGCTACACGCTCATGCTGTGCTGCTTGGTCTTTTTTGTCCCCTTGGGCATCATATCGTACTGCTACGTCTTCATGTTTCTAGCGATTCGTAACACGAGCAG AGATGTCGAGAGCCTGGGGACCCAGATGAGGAGTACCACACTGGTTCAACAGCAGTCTATAAAGAGAGAGTGGAAACTGGCAAAGGTCGCCTTTGTGGTCATTGTCGTGTTTGTGCTGTCCTGGTCACCTTACGCCTTCGTTACTCTCATCGCCTGGGCAGG GTATAGCAGCATCCTGACACCGTATTCCAATGCAGTGCCTGCAATCATTGCCAAAGCCTCTGCCATTTATAATCCTTTCATCTACGCCATCATTCACTCCAAATACAG GGACACTCTGGCTGAGCAGGTTCCGTGTCTGCACTTCTTGAACAAGCGTACTCGTAAGCAGTGCGTCCCCGGTTCGAACAGTGGTTTTTCGTTAAGGAATTCGGTGCTCAGCGTGCAGTCATCGGGGTCAAAGACAAAGTTCCACTCGGTGTCTTCAGTGCTCACTGGACACACG GTTTGTAGTGGTGTTATGTTGGATCCGTTGGCCCAGCAAGCTCCATTGCTCAGCAGTTCCCAATCAGCTAACCAGCTCACGGAGGAGGAGCAGAGACATCAACTCCGGCTGGAAATCAACTTCAAGGACTTCCTGTCTCAAGAGAAG CCAGCCATCAGCAGTCAGTCACTACCCGGCCACTCAGGGAATGATCTGCTTGAGGATACAAAGTAG